In the genome of Streptococcus oralis, one region contains:
- the tsaE gene encoding tRNA (adenosine(37)-N6)-threonylcarbamoyltransferase complex ATPase subunit type 1 TsaE yields the protein MYTKNEEELINLGERLGTLLQKNDVLILSGELGAGKTTFTKGLAKGLGIRQMIKSPTYTIVREYEGRLPLYHLDVYRIEGDADSIDLDEFLFGGGVTVIEWGHLLGEDLPDSYLELELLKEAEGRRLYFTAQGSRAEELIKELQDGV from the coding sequence ATGTACACAAAAAATGAAGAAGAGCTGATCAATCTGGGAGAACGCCTAGGAACCTTGCTCCAAAAAAATGATGTTTTGATCTTGTCTGGGGAATTGGGTGCTGGTAAAACAACCTTTACAAAGGGTCTTGCCAAGGGCTTGGGTATTCGTCAGATGATCAAAAGTCCAACTTACACCATCGTGAGAGAGTATGAGGGTCGCCTTCCGCTCTACCACTTGGATGTCTATCGGATTGAGGGGGATGCTGATTCGATTGACTTGGATGAGTTTCTCTTCGGTGGTGGTGTGACCGTTATTGAGTGGGGCCATCTTTTGGGTGAGGATTTACCAGATTCTTACTTGGAGTTGGAACTCTTGAAAGAGGCTGAGGGTCGTCGCCTCTATTTTACCGCTCAGGGTTCTCGTGCTGAGGAATTGATTAAGGAGCTTCAAGATGGAGTATGA
- a CDS encoding GNAT family N-acetyltransferase — MEYELCIREAEAHDAAALVAFLDLVGQETDFTSLDENGILMTASEMALFIEKQATSDNQITLLALLNDEIAGVLNITAEQRIRIRHIGDIFLVIQRKFWNHGLGSVLLEEGIEWAKTSGVLCRLQLSVQKRNEAAIHLYSKFGFVTEGLQERGAYLKEGIFLDVYLMGRLIDK; from the coding sequence ATGGAGTATGAACTTTGTATTCGTGAGGCTGAAGCTCATGATGCAGCTGCTTTGGTTGCATTCTTGGATTTAGTTGGACAGGAGACAGATTTCACCAGTCTAGATGAAAATGGTATCCTGATGACAGCTTCTGAAATGGCGCTTTTTATTGAAAAGCAAGCGACTTCAGATAACCAAATCACTCTCCTAGCCCTCCTGAATGATGAAATTGCAGGTGTTTTGAACATCACGGCAGAGCAACGTATACGGATTCGCCACATCGGGGATATCTTTTTGGTCATCCAAAGGAAGTTTTGGAATCATGGCTTAGGAAGCGTACTCCTTGAAGAGGGAATTGAGTGGGCTAAAACCAGTGGAGTTTTGTGTCGTTTGCAGCTCAGTGTACAAAAGCGCAACGAGGCAGCTATCCACCTCTATTCAAAATTTGGATTTGTTACAGAAGGCTTACAAGAAAGAGGAGCCTATTTAAAAGAAGGGATATTTTTAGACGTTTACCTGATGGGTAGACTGATAGATAAATGA
- the brpA gene encoding biofilm formation/cell division transcriptional regulator BrpA, translated as MVKKIIGMLLAFLTVTALGVGAYAYTIYYQGTETLSKKTYRKIGEETNVIEATEPLTILLMGVDTGNVERTDPWAGNSDSMILLTVNPKTKKTTMMSLERDILTKIETGNGQVQEAKLNAAYANGGAELAISTIQKMMNIHIDRYVMVNMQGLQQLVDAVGGITVNNTLGFPISIADQEEFNKISIGVGEQTLNGEEALVYSRMRYQDPEGDYGRQKRQREVIQKIMEKVLSLNSISHYQAILKALSDNMQTNVDLSASSIPQLLGYQDSFKNIETHQLRGEDAELQGISYQIVTREHMLEMQNLLRRSLGREDVAELETNAVLYENLYGRTAPSTNASNEEVE; from the coding sequence ATGGTAAAAAAAATAATCGGAATGCTACTAGCTTTTCTAACAGTAACGGCTTTAGGTGTAGGTGCGTATGCCTATACTATTTATTATCAAGGAACTGAAACCTTAAGTAAAAAAACTTATAGGAAAATTGGTGAAGAAACCAACGTGATTGAGGCGACAGAGCCTTTGACCATTCTTTTGATGGGGGTAGATACGGGAAATGTAGAACGTACCGACCCTTGGGCGGGGAATAGTGATTCCATGATTCTTTTGACAGTCAATCCGAAAACCAAGAAAACCACTATGATGAGTTTAGAACGGGATATTTTGACCAAGATTGAAACTGGAAATGGCCAAGTTCAGGAAGCGAAACTCAATGCTGCCTATGCCAATGGCGGTGCAGAGTTGGCTATTTCAACCATTCAAAAAATGATGAACATTCATATCGATCGTTATGTGATGGTCAACATGCAAGGACTCCAACAGCTAGTTGATGCAGTTGGGGGCATCACAGTCAACAACACACTCGGTTTTCCAATTTCGATTGCTGATCAGGAAGAATTTAATAAAATCTCGATTGGAGTCGGTGAGCAAACTTTGAATGGTGAGGAAGCTCTGGTCTATTCACGGATGCGTTATCAGGATCCTGAGGGAGACTATGGTCGTCAAAAACGTCAACGTGAAGTCATTCAAAAGATTATGGAAAAGGTCTTGAGCCTCAATAGTATCAGTCATTATCAAGCTATCTTAAAAGCGCTTAGTGATAATATGCAGACAAATGTTGATTTGTCTGCCTCCAGTATTCCACAACTACTCGGTTACCAAGATTCCTTTAAAAACATCGAAACTCATCAACTTCGTGGTGAAGATGCCGAGTTGCAAGGAATCTCTTACCAAATCGTAACGAGAGAGCATATGCTAGAAATGCAAAATCTTTTGCGTCGTTCCCTAGGGAGAGAGGACGTAGCAGAGTTGGAGACCAACGCTGTTCTGTATGAAAATCTTTATGGTCGAACAGCACCTTCCACAAATGCTTCAAACGAAGAGGTAGAATAA
- a CDS encoding competence/damage-inducible protein A: protein MKAEIIAVGTEILTGQIVNTNAQFLSEKLAEIGVDVYFQTAVGDNEARLLSLLKIASQRSNLVILTGGLGPTEDDLTKQTLAKFLGKALVFDPQAQEKLDVFFAQRPDYARTPNNERQAQIVEGATPLPNETGLAVGGVSEVDGVTYVVLPGPPSELKPMVLNQLLPKLMTGTKLYSRVLRFFGIGESQLVTILADLIDHQTDPTLAPYAKTGEVTLRLSTKAVSQEKADQALDTLENQILDRQTFEGGSLRDICYGYGEETSLASVVVEELKKRKKSITAAESLTAGLFQATLADFSGVSAIFNGGFVTYSLEEKSKMLDISEQELKKHGVVSEFTAKKMAEQARLKTQSDYGVSLTGVAGPDSLEGHPAGTVFIGLAHAKGTEVIKANIAGRSRADVRQIAVMHAFNLVRKALLSD, encoded by the coding sequence ATGAAAGCAGAAATCATTGCTGTAGGAACGGAAATTTTGACAGGGCAGATTGTCAATACCAATGCCCAGTTTTTATCAGAAAAATTAGCAGAAATTGGAGTAGATGTCTACTTCCAAACAGCTGTCGGAGATAATGAAGCGCGTCTTTTGTCCTTACTTAAGATTGCGAGTCAACGTAGTAATCTTGTGATTTTGACAGGGGGCTTAGGGCCAACAGAGGATGATTTGACCAAACAAACATTGGCAAAATTTTTGGGAAAAGCCTTGGTGTTTGACCCTCAAGCGCAAGAGAAACTGGATGTCTTTTTTGCTCAAAGGCCAGACTATGCTCGGACACCTAATAACGAGAGGCAAGCCCAAATTGTAGAAGGGGCGACTCCACTGCCAAATGAGACAGGCTTAGCGGTAGGAGGGGTATCGGAAGTAGATGGCGTGACCTACGTGGTCCTCCCAGGACCGCCAAGTGAGTTGAAACCCATGGTCTTAAATCAACTCTTACCTAAGTTAATGACTGGTACCAAGTTATACTCACGAGTGCTCCGTTTCTTTGGAATTGGTGAGAGTCAGTTGGTAACCATTTTGGCAGATTTGATTGACCATCAAACTGATCCGACCTTGGCACCTTATGCCAAAACGGGAGAAGTGACCTTACGCTTGTCCACAAAAGCAGTTAGTCAAGAAAAGGCTGATCAAGCCTTGGACACCTTGGAAAATCAAATCTTAGATCGCCAGACTTTCGAGGGGGGTTCACTGCGAGACATCTGTTATGGATATGGGGAAGAAACCAGTCTAGCAAGTGTCGTTGTAGAAGAACTAAAGAAGAGAAAGAAAAGCATTACTGCAGCAGAGAGCTTGACGGCAGGTCTCTTTCAGGCTACTTTAGCAGACTTTTCAGGCGTTTCTGCCATCTTTAATGGAGGGTTTGTCACTTACAGTTTAGAAGAAAAGTCTAAGATGCTGGATATTTCCGAGCAAGAGCTTAAAAAACATGGGGTCGTTTCAGAGTTTACGGCTAAAAAGATGGCAGAGCAGGCACGACTCAAGACTCAGTCTGACTACGGAGTCAGTTTGACGGGTGTGGCAGGACCAGATAGCCTAGAGGGGCATCCGGCTGGGACGGTCTTTATTGGCTTGGCACATGCAAAAGGGACAGAGGTTATCAAGGCTAATATCGCAGGGCGGAGCCGAGCAGATGTTCGTCAGATTGCGGTCATGCATGCCTTTAACCTAGTTCGCAAGGCTTTATTAAGTGACTAA
- the recA gene encoding recombinase RecA: MAKKPKKLDEISKKFGADREKALDDALKLIEKDFGKGSIMRLGERAEQKVQVMSSGSLALDIALGSGGYPKGRIIEIYGPESSGKTTVALHAVAQAQKEGGIAAFIDAEHALDPAYAAALGVNIDELLLSQPDSGEQGLEIAGKLIDSGAVDLVVIDSVAALVPRAEIDGDIGDSHVGLQARMMSQAMRKLGASINKTKTIAIFINQLREKVGVMFGNPETTPGGRALKFYASVRLDVRGSTQIKGTGDQKDTNVGKETKIKVVKNKVAPPFKEAFVEIMYGEGISKTGELLKIASDLDIIQKAGAWYSYKGEKIGQGSENAKKYLADHPEIFDAIDHQVRVQYGLIEDEETSDASPVAETTSNQEVTLDLGDGLEIEIEE; encoded by the coding sequence ATGGCGAAAAAACCAAAAAAATTAGATGAAATTTCAAAAAAGTTTGGAGCTGATCGTGAAAAAGCCTTGGACGATGCTCTTAAATTGATTGAGAAAGACTTCGGTAAGGGTTCAATCATGCGTTTGGGTGAGCGTGCAGAGCAAAAAGTGCAAGTGATGAGTTCAGGGTCGTTGGCTCTTGATATTGCTCTTGGTTCAGGTGGTTATCCTAAGGGACGTATCATCGAAATCTATGGACCAGAATCATCTGGTAAGACAACAGTTGCCCTTCACGCTGTCGCGCAAGCACAAAAAGAAGGTGGTATCGCAGCCTTTATCGATGCGGAGCATGCTCTTGATCCAGCTTATGCAGCAGCACTTGGTGTGAACATTGACGAATTACTCTTATCACAACCAGACTCAGGGGAGCAAGGTCTTGAAATTGCAGGAAAATTGATTGACTCAGGTGCAGTTGACCTTGTCGTTATCGACTCGGTTGCTGCCCTTGTACCTCGTGCAGAAATTGATGGGGATATTGGAGACAGCCACGTTGGTTTGCAAGCTCGTATGATGAGCCAGGCCATGCGTAAACTTGGAGCTTCTATCAATAAGACAAAAACAATTGCTATCTTTATCAACCAATTACGTGAAAAAGTTGGGGTCATGTTTGGAAATCCTGAAACAACACCTGGTGGACGTGCTTTGAAATTCTACGCTTCAGTCCGTTTGGATGTTCGTGGAAGCACACAAATCAAGGGAACTGGTGACCAAAAAGATACCAATGTCGGCAAGGAAACCAAGATCAAGGTCGTGAAAAACAAGGTGGCTCCACCATTTAAGGAAGCCTTTGTTGAAATCATGTACGGAGAAGGAATTTCTAAGACTGGTGAGCTCTTGAAGATTGCAAGTGATCTCGATATCATCCAAAAAGCGGGAGCATGGTACTCTTACAAGGGTGAAAAAATCGGGCAAGGATCTGAAAATGCTAAGAAATACTTGGCAGATCACCCAGAGATCTTTGATGCCATCGACCATCAAGTTCGTGTTCAATATGGCTTGATTGAAGATGAAGAAACCTCAGATGCTAGTCCAGTAGCAGAGACGACTTCTAACCAAGAAGTAACACTTGACCTAGGTGATGGACTTGAAATCGAAATTGAAGAATAA
- a CDS encoding GNAT family N-acetyltransferase has protein sequence MSLTSQLITDVFPDLDKVEKLNKEAFPEEERVPLSEFLRYQDRDDAHFFAFYNQEEFVGFAFSISNPKAFYISFFAIMPHLRSHGYGKEIIEKLTDFYQRTMLLEVERLDEECDNLEQRKARMDFYRQNGFKTANAFLEYDDLSFEILYRGDHFDEEAYRDIFQKLQDEHYFDFHIEYRRFSDH, from the coding sequence ATGAGTTTGACCAGTCAATTAATTACCGATGTGTTCCCTGATCTGGATAAGGTTGAAAAGCTAAACAAGGAAGCTTTCCCCGAGGAAGAACGAGTCCCTCTGTCTGAGTTCTTGCGCTATCAGGACCGAGATGACGCCCACTTTTTTGCCTTTTATAACCAAGAAGAGTTTGTCGGCTTTGCCTTCTCCATCTCCAATCCAAAGGCCTTCTATATCAGTTTTTTTGCCATCATGCCCCACTTGAGGAGCCATGGATATGGAAAAGAAATCATCGAAAAGCTAACTGATTTTTACCAGCGAACCATGTTGCTCGAAGTCGAGCGATTGGATGAAGAATGCGATAACTTAGAGCAAAGGAAGGCTCGCATGGACTTCTATCGACAAAATGGCTTTAAAACAGCCAACGCTTTTCTAGAGTACGATGATCTGAGTTTTGAAATCCTCTACCGTGGCGACCATTTTGACGAAGAAGCCTATCGCGACATCTTCCAAAAGTTACAGGATGAACATTATTTTGACTTTCACATCGAATATCGTCGTTTTAGTGATCATTAG
- a CDS encoding MATE family efflux transporter — protein sequence MNKKRSVDLIHGPILPALLSFAFPILLSNIFQQLYNTADVLIVGRFLGQDSLAAVGATTAIFDLIIGFTLGVGNGMGIVIARYYGARNFTKIKEAVAATWILGALLSIVVMLMGFVGLYPLLQYLDTPAEILPQSYQYISMIVTCVGVSFAYNLFAGLLRSIGDSLAALGFLIFSALVNVVLDLYFITQLHLGVQSAGLATIISQGLSAVLCFFYIRKSVPELLPQLKHFKWNKVLYADLLEQGLAMGLMSSIVSIGSVILQSSVNTFGAVIISAQTAARRIMAFALLPMTAISSAMTTFASQNLGAKRPDRIVQGLRIGSRLSMSWAGFVCIFLFFATPSLVSFLASSTDSYLVENGSLYLQISSVFYPILSLLLIYRNCLQGLGQKVLPLVSSFIELIGKIVFVVLIIPWAGYKGVILCEPLIWVAMTTQLYFSLFRHPLIKEGKAILATKVS from the coding sequence ATGAATAAGAAACGATCCGTGGACTTGATACATGGTCCTATTCTTCCTGCGCTTTTAAGCTTTGCCTTTCCAATCTTGCTGTCAAATATTTTTCAGCAACTCTATAATACAGCTGACGTCTTGATTGTTGGGCGTTTTCTTGGTCAAGATTCCTTAGCTGCAGTAGGGGCGACAACGGCCATTTTTGACTTAATTATAGGCTTTACTCTAGGTGTTGGAAATGGCATGGGGATCGTCATTGCCCGCTATTATGGGGCTCGTAATTTCACCAAAATCAAGGAAGCAGTAGCAGCAACTTGGATTTTAGGTGCTCTTTTGAGCATTGTGGTCATGCTGATGGGCTTTGTCGGTCTGTATCCACTCTTGCAATACCTAGATACCCCTGCAGAAATCCTTCCCCAGTCCTATCAATATATTTCTATGATTGTGACTTGTGTAGGTGTCAGCTTTGCTTATAATCTCTTTGCAGGCTTGTTGCGGTCCATTGGTGATAGTCTAGCAGCTCTTGGCTTTCTGATTTTTTCTGCCTTGGTCAATGTGGTTCTGGATTTGTATTTCATTACGCAACTGCATCTGGGAGTTCAATCTGCGGGGCTTGCTACCATTATCTCGCAAGGCTTATCAGCGGTTCTTTGCTTTTTCTATATCCGTAAGAGTGTTCCAGAACTGCTTCCTCAACTCAAGCATTTTAAATGGAACAAGGTCTTGTACGCGGATCTCTTGGAGCAAGGTTTGGCCATGGGTTTGATGAGTTCGATTGTGTCTATCGGTAGTGTGATTTTACAGTCTTCTGTCAATACTTTTGGAGCCGTGATTATAAGTGCCCAAACAGCAGCTCGACGGATTATGGCCTTTGCTTTGCTTCCGATGACGGCTATTTCTTCTGCCATGACGACCTTTGCTTCTCAGAATCTTGGGGCTAAGCGACCAGACCGCATTGTTCAAGGACTTCGAATCGGTAGTCGTTTGAGCATGTCCTGGGCAGGTTTTGTTTGTATTTTCCTCTTTTTTGCCACTCCTAGCTTGGTTTCCTTCTTGGCCAGTTCGACAGATAGTTACTTGGTAGAAAATGGTAGTCTTTACCTGCAAATCAGTTCAGTCTTTTATCCGATTTTGAGCCTTTTGCTGATTTATCGGAATTGCTTGCAGGGCTTGGGGCAGAAAGTCCTTCCTCTAGTTTCCAGCTTTATAGAACTAATCGGGAAAATCGTTTTTGTGGTCTTGATTATCCCTTGGGCAGGGTATAAGGGAGTAATCCTTTGCGAACCCCTTATCTGGGTTGCCATGACCACCCAACTGTACTTTTCACTTTTCCGTCATCCCTTGATAAAAGAAGGCAAGGCTATCTTGGCAACAAAAGTGTCATAA
- a CDS encoding YebC/PmpR family DNA-binding transcriptional regulator, whose protein sequence is MGRKWANIVAKKTAKDGANSKVYAKFGVEIYVAAKKGDPDPESNTALKFVIDRAKQAQVPKHVIDKAIDKAKGNTDETFTEGRYEGFGPNGSMLIVDTLTSNVNRTAANVRAAFGKNGGNMGASGSVSYLFDNKGVIVFAGEDADAIFELLLEADVDVDDVEAEEGTITVYTAPTDLHKAIVALRESGIQEFQVTELEMIPQSEVELSGDDLETFEKLYSVLEDDEDVQKIYTNVDGF, encoded by the coding sequence ATGGGACGTAAATGGGCCAATATCGTAGCCAAGAAAACGGCTAAAGATGGAGCTAACTCTAAAGTATATGCAAAATTTGGTGTAGAAATCTATGTAGCAGCAAAAAAAGGTGATCCAGACCCAGAATCAAACACTGCTTTGAAATTCGTTATCGACCGTGCTAAACAAGCCCAAGTGCCGAAACACGTTATCGATAAAGCGATTGATAAAGCAAAAGGAAACACAGACGAAACCTTTACAGAAGGACGTTACGAAGGATTTGGACCAAATGGTTCTATGTTGATTGTGGATACCTTGACTTCAAACGTCAACCGTACGGCAGCCAATGTCCGTGCAGCCTTTGGTAAAAACGGCGGAAACATGGGTGCTTCAGGTTCGGTTTCATACCTCTTTGACAACAAGGGTGTGATCGTATTTGCTGGTGAAGATGCGGATGCCATCTTTGAACTTTTGCTAGAAGCGGATGTGGATGTGGATGATGTAGAAGCAGAAGAAGGAACAATTACTGTTTACACAGCTCCAACAGACCTTCACAAGGCAATCGTTGCCCTTCGTGAGTCAGGTATCCAAGAATTCCAAGTGACAGAATTGGAAATGATTCCTCAGTCAGAAGTGGAGTTGTCAGGTGATGACCTTGAAACCTTTGAAAAACTTTACAGCGTCCTTGAAGACGACGAAGACGTACAAAAGATCTACACAAACGTAGATGGATTCTAA
- a CDS encoding CD20-like domain-containing protein, producing MKGENFQMKPEEQKVLGILATIFGAIALLGSWIPFINYLSFFIAIVALILGIIGLIVNLKKRKTMAIIGTSLAIASVVLFFTAQVLYANVYKEFAREFNRSYREASSSMEREEESDLTDDSTYSIPEEEEEDTFTWTREQFDALIEGDLDNKGKGGTNYKDIIKKHGLPDSEFDSTIGGYDTRKITYISIGDKIKTVTLTFAKQDNGQLLLVHKIAVGLGGSQQQKDSDSGTRV from the coding sequence ATGAAGGGAGAAAACTTTCAAATGAAACCAGAAGAACAAAAAGTTTTAGGGATTTTAGCAACTATTTTTGGAGCCATCGCACTTTTAGGGTCTTGGATTCCGTTTATTAACTATCTGTCTTTTTTCATCGCTATTGTCGCTTTGATCTTGGGCATTATCGGCCTTATCGTCAACCTTAAAAAACGGAAAACGATGGCCATTATCGGAACATCCCTAGCAATTGCTTCTGTTGTGCTTTTCTTTACGGCCCAGGTACTGTACGCTAATGTCTACAAAGAGTTTGCTAGGGAGTTTAACCGTTCCTATAGAGAGGCAAGTTCCTCAATGGAACGCGAAGAAGAGAGCGACTTGACAGATGATAGCACCTATTCCATCCCAGAGGAGGAGGAAGAAGATACCTTCACCTGGACCCGAGAACAGTTCGACGCCTTAATCGAAGGTGACCTTGACAACAAAGGAAAAGGTGGTACCAACTACAAGGATATTATCAAAAAACACGGACTACCAGACTCCGAGTTTGACTCCACTATCGGAGGGTACGATACGAGAAAAATCACCTATATCTCCATTGGAGACAAGATCAAGACTGTTACCTTAACTTTTGCAAAACAGGACAATGGACAGCTCTTGCTCGTTCATAAAATAGCTGTAGGCCTAGGAGGAAGCCAGCAGCAAAAAGATTCAGATTCTGGGACCAGAGTCTAG
- a CDS encoding MarR family winged helix-turn-helix transcriptional regulator, protein MDKPMLMFKRFGHQVHLMVQKEAKRCGIEFMGGPQGQVIRFLDYCEESEQAVLIKDIEQELNITKSVASNLVKRMVQNGLVELEASPSDKRAKFVRLTEKSRSQMQKVKEFFDRIDQILLEGVSKSDLAIFEKVLGQLQENVEKIGGENEETR, encoded by the coding sequence ATGGACAAGCCGATGTTAATGTTCAAACGTTTTGGACACCAGGTTCATCTGATGGTACAGAAAGAAGCTAAACGCTGTGGTATTGAATTTATGGGCGGACCGCAGGGCCAAGTCATACGATTTTTAGACTATTGTGAGGAGTCTGAACAGGCGGTGTTAATCAAGGATATTGAGCAGGAACTCAATATTACTAAATCTGTTGCGAGTAATCTAGTCAAGCGCATGGTACAAAATGGTTTGGTCGAGTTAGAGGCGAGCCCGAGCGATAAGCGGGCAAAATTTGTTCGCCTGACGGAGAAATCGCGTTCGCAGATGCAAAAAGTTAAGGAATTTTTTGATCGGATCGATCAGATTCTGCTAGAGGGTGTTTCAAAGTCAGACTTGGCAATCTTTGAAAAGGTACTCGGGCAATTGCAAGAAAATGTTGAGAAGATAGGAGGAGAGAATGAAGAAACTCGCTAA
- a CDS encoding ABC transporter ATP-binding protein, translating to MKKLAKRITGKEWGMILLTVLFTCFSVYLELEVPTYISEITELLGTPGTELGDLWSPAIKMIGLSLLAFLSSVTVGFFAARVAASYTTHLRSDIFNRVLDYSQTEIKRFSIPSLLTRTTNDITQVQMLFTMGLQVVTRGPIMAIWAIGKILGKSEYWLWAVVIAVIVNVLMTTVLLTLAFPKQSVIQKLTDKLNSITRESLTGIRVVRAYNAEDYQDEKFEAANDEVTRLNLFVNRLMAIMNPIMMGISSGLSLAIYWIGAYIINDASLTERLPLFSDMVVFMSYAMQVVMGFLLMGALFIVLPRTLVSAGRINQVLDLHSSIENPSHAKTADPSVQGQVEFRDVTFRYSKNSEAVVEHVTFKAEAGQTVAFIGSTGSGKSTLVNLLPRFYDVSDGEILVDGVNVQDYDLEDLRNKVGYIPQKAVLFSGDVKGNLDFGKSKETPLSEAAMWQALELAQSKAFIEDKEAGLASEVAQGGTNFSGGQRQRLAIARALARKPEILIFDDSFSALDYKTDRILRQELAEKTKSMTKLIVAQRISTIMDADLILVLNQGKVVGQGTHKELLATNEVYQEIAYSQLSKEELEHGK from the coding sequence ATGAAGAAACTCGCTAAACGTATCACAGGAAAAGAGTGGGGAATGATTCTCTTGACTGTCCTCTTTACCTGTTTCTCGGTCTATCTAGAGTTAGAAGTACCGACTTACATTTCAGAAATTACAGAACTACTTGGAACTCCAGGTACGGAGCTAGGAGATCTTTGGTCACCAGCCATTAAGATGATAGGCTTGTCTCTACTTGCCTTTCTCTCATCCGTTACTGTTGGATTTTTTGCCGCTCGCGTCGCAGCGTCTTACACAACTCATTTACGAAGCGATATTTTTAATCGTGTATTGGATTATTCTCAGACAGAAATTAAACGTTTCTCTATTCCTAGTCTTTTGACTCGGACAACCAATGATATTACCCAAGTACAGATGCTCTTTACCATGGGCTTGCAAGTAGTTACTCGTGGGCCAATTATGGCTATCTGGGCCATTGGAAAAATCCTTGGGAAATCGGAATACTGGCTCTGGGCAGTAGTAATCGCTGTTATCGTCAATGTTTTGATGACAACTGTTCTCCTGACTCTGGCCTTTCCAAAACAATCGGTCATCCAAAAATTGACAGATAAACTCAATAGCATCACTCGTGAAAGTTTGACTGGGATTCGAGTTGTTCGCGCATACAATGCGGAAGATTACCAAGATGAAAAATTTGAAGCAGCCAATGATGAAGTGACGCGCCTCAATCTCTTTGTCAATCGATTGATGGCGATTATGAACCCGATTATGATGGGGATTTCAAGTGGATTGAGTTTAGCCATTTACTGGATTGGTGCCTATATCATCAACGACGCAAGTTTGACAGAACGTCTGCCGCTCTTTAGTGATATGGTAGTCTTCATGTCCTATGCTATGCAGGTCGTGATGGGATTCCTTCTCATGGGAGCACTCTTTATCGTTCTTCCTCGTACCTTGGTTTCGGCAGGACGTATCAATCAAGTCTTGGATCTGCATTCTTCTATTGAAAATCCTAGTCATGCAAAGACAGCGGATCCTTCCGTTCAAGGACAAGTGGAATTTCGTGATGTAACTTTCCGCTACTCTAAAAACTCAGAAGCAGTCGTGGAACATGTCACTTTCAAAGCGGAAGCGGGTCAAACCGTGGCTTTCATCGGATCGACTGGATCTGGTAAATCTACGCTTGTCAATCTCTTGCCACGTTTTTACGATGTTTCAGACGGAGAAATCCTAGTGGACGGAGTTAATGTTCAAGATTACGATTTGGAAGATTTGCGCAATAAGGTCGGCTATATTCCTCAAAAAGCAGTCCTCTTTTCTGGAGATGTCAAGGGGAACTTGGACTTTGGTAAGAGCAAAGAAACTCCTCTAAGCGAGGCTGCTATGTGGCAAGCTCTTGAATTGGCCCAGTCTAAAGCATTTATCGAGGACAAGGAAGCAGGTCTTGCATCAGAAGTGGCTCAAGGCGGAACCAACTTCTCAGGAGGTCAAAGACAGCGTTTGGCCATTGCACGCGCCTTGGCTCGTAAACCAGAGATTCTCATCTTTGATGATTCCTTCTCAGCCTTGGACTACAAGACAGATCGTATCCTGCGCCAAGAGTTAGCTGAGAAAACAAAATCCATGACCAAGCTCATCGTAGCGCAGCGCATTTCTACCATTATGGATGCAGACTTGATCTTAGTATTGAATCAAGGAAAAGTCGTGGGACAAGGCACCCACAAGGAACTTCTAGCTACCAACGAAGTCTACCAAGAAATTGCCTACTCACAACTATCGAAGGAGGAATTGGAACATGGAAAATAA